The Pseudomonadota bacterium genome contains the following window.
TGACAAATCCTTCCACACCAGGAGGGACTCTCAGTGAGGTATCCTTAACATCACCGGCTTTTTCTCCAAATATCGCTCGAAGCAGTTTTTCTTCAGGCGAAAGCTGTGTTTCACCCTTCGGAGTAACTTTACCAACCAGTGTATCGCCAGGATTTACTTCTGCGCCGATACGCACAACACCACTGTCGTCAAGGTTACGCAAAGACTCTTCACTGACATTCGGGATATCCCTGGTAATTTCTTCCTTGCCGAGCTTTGTATCCCGCGCAACAGTTTCAAATACTTCAATATGCACCGAGGTGTAAGTATCGTTTTTCAAAAGCCGTTCGCTGACAAGAATGGAATCCTCAAAGTTGAACCCGCGCCATGGCATAAAGGCTATGGTCACATTTTTCCCCAGCGCCAGTTCACCCTGGTCGCAAGCGGGACCGTCAGCCAACACCTGACCTTTGGAGATTTTCTGTCCAGGCAACACAACCGGTTTCTGGTTAAAACAAGTGTTCTGATTTGATTTGCGGTATTTATCCAGCCGATATATTCCGACCCCGGAAGAAAACCCATCGGTTCCAGGTTCTTGGTAGCGAACTACTACCCGGTTTGCGTCCACTTCTTCCACTACGCCGTTACCACCGGCAAGAAGGCAGACCCCGGAATCTCTGGCAACAGCGCTCTCAAGGCCGGTACCAACAAGAGGGGCTGAACACCGCAATAACGGCACGCCCTGACGCTGCATGTTAGAACCCATCAATGCACGGTTGGCATCATCATTTTCCAAAAAAGGGATTAAAGAGGCGGCAACGCTGACCAGTTGATTCGGCGAAACATCCTGATGAGTAATCCGGTCAGAGGAGGTAATTATGACCTCTCCTTCTTCCCTGGCAATAATTGTATCGGGAACAATTTTTCCCTTACTGTTCGTTTCGACCTTGGCCGGAGCGATTACAAAATCTTTTTCATCAAGGGCGGTCATAAATTCAACATTATCGGTGACCCGCCGCTTCTCAACTTTTCTATATGGCGTCTCAATAAAGCCATATTTATTGACACGGGCGTAAGCAGCAAGCGAAACAATCAATCCGATATTTGGCCCTTCCGGTGTCTCAACCGGACAAATTCTTCCATAATGTGTGGGATGAACATCGCGAACCTCGAAACCGGCCCTTTCGCGGGAAAGTCCGCCGGGTCCAAGAGCGCTCAATCGGCGTTTATGGGTAACCTCGGACAATGGATTTGTCTGATCCATAAACTGTGAAAGCTGACTGGTGCCAAAAAATTCCTTAATCGCCGCGGTGATCGGTTTAGGATTAATCAGGTCATGAGGCATCAAGGTTTCAACTTCCTGAAGACTCATACGCTCACGGATAGCTCTTTCCATCCGGACAAGACCCATTCTGTATTGATTTTCAATGAGCTCGCCTACTGTTCGAACACGACGATTTCCAAGATGGTCAATATCATCAATGGGACCCTGACTGTCTTTCAGGCGCACCAACTGCCTGACGGCCAGCATGATATCTTCTTTGTTCAAGGTAGAAATTTCGACATCAATATTGACGTTCAACCTGGCATTGATCTTAAAGCGACCAACAATAGAAAGGTCATATGTGTCCGGATTAAAGAATAAATTATTAAAGAATGTCGTGGCCACCTCTATTGTCGGAGGACTGCTTGGACGAAGACGGCGATAGATTTCAACCAAAGCCTCTTCAGTAGTGCTTGCCTTGTCCATGGCCAGAGTTTTATGGAAAGAATCGGAAACTTTTGAACCATCCATGTAGAGTACTTCAAACTCTTTAACCTTTGCGGCGATAATTTCATCCAGTGCGGTTTCAGAAAGTTTTTCATTGCACTGAACAATTACTTCACCGGTTTTCGGATCAACTAGGTCCCTGACAACAACCTTGCCGATAATCTCATCAATTTCGACCTGAAATGTGTCAATGCCGGCCTCAATAATTTTGCTCGCAAGGGTCTTGCCGATTTTTCTGTTCTTTTTAGCAAGAATTTCCCCGGTTTTAGGATGGATGATATCACTGGGTACTCTTTGACCGACAATAGTTGCCTCGTCAAACTGCTTGGTAAATTTCTTTCCAGAAATGGTTATCTTCTCAATCCCATAATAATATTGCAACAATTCTTCAGGGGAATACCCCAAGGCTTTAAGCAGTGTGGTAACCGGAAATTTCCGTCGCCGGTCAATGCGTACATAGAGGATATCCTTGGCATCGAACTCAAGATCTATCCATGAGCCCCTTACCGGAATAATTCTTGCCGAATACAGGATTTTCCCGCCGGAACTAGTTTTCCCGGAATCATGACTATAGAAAAGTCCGGGCGAACGCTGCAACTGGCTGACGATGACCCGCTCAGTTCCATTGACAACAAATACACCGGTCCGGGTCATCAAGGGAATACTTCCGAGATAGACCTCCTGTTCCTTTATATCCCTGACATTCTGAACCTCACCATCATTATCCAGTTCATAAGATACAAGTCTTACCGTTATTTTTATCGGAACCTCGAAGGTCATTCCTCTCTCGACACATTCTTCTACGGTATACTTGGGCTCGCCAAATGTATATTTGACAAACTCCAATGAGCATGCACCGTTAAAATCCTGAATCGGGAAAACGCTTTTAAATATCCCCTGTAAACCACTATCAGTCCTATCAGCCTCAGGGGTGTTAAACTGCAGGAATTTCTCGTATGAAACCTTTTGCATCTCAATAAGATGCGGTTTTTCGACAATCTCTTCAGATTTCGCAAAACTCTTTCTGACTCTTCTCATCGTCTTCATTCAGAAATATCCTCATGTATTTAAAACAAAAGAACAGAAGTTTATGGCAGCTAAGGCCGACAGGTAAAGAGGCAATAAAAACAGGGGGATGAACGTCCAAACCCTTTCCGTGCTTCTACTCAACCGTAAGAACGAAACAACGCTACGGAGGATTTTCTTCCTCCGTAGCGTCCTTCGATTCAAGCTTTTTACCCACTAAGGGATAATTCATTAATAATATTATTTCAGTTTGTTCTTTTTGGGAAATGGTTACGAATCGTACAGTTGGACCGGATTATTACTTTAATTCAACAGTACCACCGGCACTCTCAATCTTGGCTTTGATTTCTTCAGCTTCAGCTTTGGAAACCCCTTGCTTAACAGGCTGAGGCGCACCCTCAACCAACTCTTTGGCTTCTTTGAGGCCAAGTGAGGTGATTGCACGTACTTCTTTAATTACACTGATCTTCTTTTCTCCTGCACCGGTAAGAATAACATCAAACTCGGTCTTTTCTTCAACAGCAGCACCGGCATCAGCAACAGCAGGACCTGCAGCAAATGCGACAGGAGCAGCAGCTGACACGCCGAATTTATCTTCCATTTCTTTTATGAGCCCTGAAAGATCAAGAACACTCATATTTGAAATAAACTCAATTACATCTTCTTTGGTAATAGCCATGGTATATTCCTCCAAACGTAAAATATGAATTATTTATATTAATTTTTCTGATCGCTGATAGCCTGCAGCAGATATACAAACTTTTGTGGTATCCCATTAAGTACTCTAACGAAACTGGTAGGTACCGCCTGCATAACTGAGAGTAGCTGGGAAAGCAGTATTTCTTTGCTCGGCAATTTAGATAAAGCAATAAGTTCTTCGGTGCTGATCGTCTTTCCGTCAAGAACAGCTCCCTTAATTTCAAAGGTTTTCTTATCCTTGCTGAACGCAACAAGGACTTTGGCCGGAGCCACAGGGTCACCATAGGAAACCGTTACCGCGGTTGTCCCAGTGAAAAAACCCTGCATGCCCTCAAATTCAGTGCCTTGAACAGCTCGCTTTAAAAGCGTATTCTTCGCAACCCGAATTTCGGCTTGGTTCTTTTTGAGCTCCCGGCGTACCTCCTGGAACTCCGTAACGGTCAGACCCCGATAGTCAGAGGCGATTGCAATTTTCGCCTTGGAGAACTTATCACTCAGCTCACTGACTATTGATGCCTTTTCATCTCGTTTCAATGTCCTCTTCCTCCTTTTAACGTTGGAATTTGTGGGTCAAAAGCAGTCGAGGTCGACTATCATAGAGCGGAAATCATCTCTTTTGTGTTCAAGGACCTAAATTGAATATTCCCTGAACAAGTAAATTCCCGCGTCTTAATTATCTAAACGATTTACTCGTCTCGGCCGGCCAATTTTTTAGAGGTAAAAAATCGATTAAACTCCAAAAGGAGTACCTGCTGTCTTCGACTTCTGATC
Protein-coding sequences here:
- the rpoB gene encoding DNA-directed RNA polymerase subunit beta, with protein sequence MRRVRKSFAKSEEIVEKPHLIEMQKVSYEKFLQFNTPEADRTDSGLQGIFKSVFPIQDFNGACSLEFVKYTFGEPKYTVEECVERGMTFEVPIKITVRLVSYELDNDGEVQNVRDIKEQEVYLGSIPLMTRTGVFVVNGTERVIVSQLQRSPGLFYSHDSGKTSSGGKILYSARIIPVRGSWIDLEFDAKDILYVRIDRRRKFPVTTLLKALGYSPEELLQYYYGIEKITISGKKFTKQFDEATIVGQRVPSDIIHPKTGEILAKKNRKIGKTLASKIIEAGIDTFQVEIDEIIGKVVVRDLVDPKTGEVIVQCNEKLSETALDEIIAAKVKEFEVLYMDGSKVSDSFHKTLAMDKASTTEEALVEIYRRLRPSSPPTIEVATTFFNNLFFNPDTYDLSIVGRFKINARLNVNIDVEISTLNKEDIMLAVRQLVRLKDSQGPIDDIDHLGNRRVRTVGELIENQYRMGLVRMERAIRERMSLQEVETLMPHDLINPKPITAAIKEFFGTSQLSQFMDQTNPLSEVTHKRRLSALGPGGLSRERAGFEVRDVHPTHYGRICPVETPEGPNIGLIVSLAAYARVNKYGFIETPYRKVEKRRVTDNVEFMTALDEKDFVIAPAKVETNSKGKIVPDTIIAREEGEVIITSSDRITHQDVSPNQLVSVAASLIPFLENDDANRALMGSNMQRQGVPLLRCSAPLVGTGLESAVARDSGVCLLAGGNGVVEEVDANRVVVRYQEPGTDGFSSGVGIYRLDKYRKSNQNTCFNQKPVVLPGQKISKGQVLADGPACDQGELALGKNVTIAFMPWRGFNFEDSILVSERLLKNDTYTSVHIEVFETVARDTKLGKEEITRDIPNVSEESLRNLDDSGVVRIGAEVNPGDTLVGKVTPKGETQLSPEEKLLRAIFGEKAGDVKDTSLRVPPGVEGFVIDAKVFSRKGVEKDERAQAIDKVEIKRLQRDLDDELNSLKKGARAGLSDLLTGKTVKTSVNIKDGTEILAKGKKITTEVLDQMPLRDIRMLDYTDRQKLEGEVELLFERYNSQVQTVKDVYEARISRLMKGDDLPPGVIKMVKVYVAIKRKLSVGDKMAGRHGNKGVVSRILPEEDMPYFADGSSVDIVLNPLGVPSRMNVGQVLETHLGLAAMKLGARLQVFAEKNEIKALKQLLQKHYSKKEYEKLTDGLTDADIIDLARKMGTGINMATPVFDGANEAEIRSLLVDSGIDEIGQSTLFDGLTGEKFENQVTYGVMYMMKLHHLVDNKIHARSTGPYSLVTQQPLGGKAQFGGQRLGEMEVWAMEAYGAAYTLKEFLTVKSDDVSGRTKMYEKIVKGNNFLEAGLPESFHVLVKELQGLCLDMELIDE
- the rplL gene encoding 50S ribosomal protein L7/L12; translation: MAITKEDVIEFISNMSVLDLSGLIKEMEDKFGVSAAAPVAFAAGPAVADAGAAVEEKTEFDVILTGAGEKKISVIKEVRAITSLGLKEAKELVEGAPQPVKQGVSKAEAEEIKAKIESAGGTVELK
- the rplJ gene encoding 50S ribosomal protein L10, yielding MKRDEKASIVSELSDKFSKAKIAIASDYRGLTVTEFQEVRRELKKNQAEIRVAKNTLLKRAVQGTEFEGMQGFFTGTTAVTVSYGDPVAPAKVLVAFSKDKKTFEIKGAVLDGKTISTEELIALSKLPSKEILLSQLLSVMQAVPTSFVRVLNGIPQKFVYLLQAISDQKN